Proteins encoded in a region of the Macaca mulatta isolate MMU2019108-1 chromosome X, T2T-MMU8v2.0, whole genome shotgun sequence genome:
- the SHROOM2 gene encoding protein Shroom2 isoform X3, with product METSRSPSPQFAPQKLTDKPPLLIQDEDSTRIERVMDNNTTVKMVPIKIVHSESQPEKESRQSLARPAEPPALPRGLEKDQIKTLSTSEQFYSRFCLYTRQGAEPEAPHRAQPAEPQPLGTQAPPEKDRCASPPGLSYMKAKEKTVEDLKSEELAREIVGKDKSLADILDPSVKIKTTMDLMEGIFPKDEHLLEEAQQRRKLLPKIPSPRSTEERKEEPSVPAAVSLATNSTYYSTSAPKAELLIKMKDMQEQQEREEDSGSDLDYDLSVKKQELIESISRKLQVLREARESLLEDVQANTVLGAEVEAIVKGVCKPSEFDKFRMFIGDLDKVVNLLLSLSGRLARVENALNNLDDNASPGDRQSLLEKQRVLIQQHEDAKELKENLDRRERIVFDILANYLSEESLADYEHFVKMKSALIIEQRELEDKIHLGEEQLKCLFDSLQPERGK from the exons ATGGAGACCTCGCGCTCCCCCTCGCCCCAGTTCGCTCCCCAGAAGCTGACGGACAAACCTCCCCTGCTCATCCAGGATGAGGATTCAACCAG AATTGAGCGGGTGATGGACAACAACACCACGGTGAAGATGGTGCCCATCAAGATCGTGCACTCGGAGAGCCAGCCAGAGAAGGAGAGCCGCCAGAGCCTGGCGCGCCCTGCTGAGCCACCCGCCCTGCCCCGCGGGCTAGAGAAAGACCAGATCAAGACGCTGAGCACGTCGGAGCAGTTCTACTCCCGCTTCTGCCTGTACACGCGTCAGGGTGCTGAGCCCGAGGCCCCACATAGGGCCCAGCCAGCTGAGCCCCAGCCCCTGGGCACCCAGGCGCCCCCCGAGAAGGACCGCTGCGCCTCCCCTCCGGGGCTCAGCTACATGAAGGCCAAAGAGAAGACTGTGGAAGACCTGAAGTCGGAGGAGCTGGCCAGGGAGATTGTGGGGAAGGATAAGTCCCTGGCCGACATCCTGGATCCCAGTGTGAAGATCAAAACCACCATGGACTTGATGGAAGGTATCTTCCCCAAAGACGAGCACCTCCTGGAAGAAGCCCAGCAGCGGAGGAAGCTGCTCCCCAAAATCCCCTCTCCTAGAAGCACAGAGGAGAG GAAAGAGGAGCCCAGCGTGCCTGCGGCCGTATCCCTGGCCACCAATTCTACCTACTACAGCACGTCGGCCCCCAAGGCGGAGCTGCTGATCAAAATGAAGGACatgcaggagcagcaggagcgtGAAGAAGATTCGGGGAGCGACTTGGACTATGACCTGTCGGTAAAGAAG CAGGAGCTCATCGAGAGCATCAGCCGCAAGCTGCAGGTGCTTCGGGAAGCCCGCGAGAGCCTGCTGGAGGACGTGCAGGCCAACACTGTGCTGGGGGCCGAGGTGGAGGCCATCGTGAAAGGCGTCTGCAAGCCCAGCGAGTTTGACAAGTTCCGGATGTTCATTGGAGACCTGGACAAAGTGGTGAACCTCCTGCTGTCACTGTCAGGCCGCTTGGCCCGGGTGGAGAATGCCCTCAATAATTTGGACGACAACGCTTCTCCTGGTGATCGG CAATCACTGCTTGAGAAGCAGAGAGTCCTGATCCAGCAGCACGAGGACGCCAAGGAGCTCAAGGAGAACCTGGACCGCCGCGAGCGCATCGTCTTTGACATTTTGGCCAACTATCTGAGCGAGGAGAGCCTCGCGGACTATGAGCACTTCGTGAAAATGAAGTCGGCCCTCATCATCGAGCAGCGGGAGCTGGAAGATAAAATCCACCTTGGTGAAGAGCAGCTGAAGTGCTTATTCGACAGCCTTCAGCCTGAAAGGGGCAAATAA
- the SHROOM2 gene encoding protein Shroom2 isoform X4, protein METSRSPSPQFAPQKLTDKPPLLIQDEDSTRIERVMDNNTTVKMVPIKIVHSESQPEKESRQSLARPAEPPALPRGLEKDQIKTLSTSEQFYSRFCLYTRQGAEPEAPHRAQPAEPQPLGTQAPPEKDRCASPPGLSYMKAKEKTVEDLKSEELAREIVGKDKSLADILDPSVKIKTTMDLMEGIFPKDEHLLEEAQQRRKLLPKIPSPRSTEERKEEPSVPAAVSLATNSTYYSTSAPKAELLIKMKDMQEQQEREEDSGSDLDYDLSVKKELIESISRKLQVLREARESLLEDVQANTVLGAEVEAIVKGVCKPSEFDKFRMFIGDLDKVVNLLLSLSGRLARVENALNNLDDNASPGDRQSLLEKQRVLIQQHEDAKELKENLDRRERIVFDILANYLSEESLADYEHFVKMKSALIIEQRELEDKIHLGEEQLKCLFDSLQPERGK, encoded by the exons ATGGAGACCTCGCGCTCCCCCTCGCCCCAGTTCGCTCCCCAGAAGCTGACGGACAAACCTCCCCTGCTCATCCAGGATGAGGATTCAACCAG AATTGAGCGGGTGATGGACAACAACACCACGGTGAAGATGGTGCCCATCAAGATCGTGCACTCGGAGAGCCAGCCAGAGAAGGAGAGCCGCCAGAGCCTGGCGCGCCCTGCTGAGCCACCCGCCCTGCCCCGCGGGCTAGAGAAAGACCAGATCAAGACGCTGAGCACGTCGGAGCAGTTCTACTCCCGCTTCTGCCTGTACACGCGTCAGGGTGCTGAGCCCGAGGCCCCACATAGGGCCCAGCCAGCTGAGCCCCAGCCCCTGGGCACCCAGGCGCCCCCCGAGAAGGACCGCTGCGCCTCCCCTCCGGGGCTCAGCTACATGAAGGCCAAAGAGAAGACTGTGGAAGACCTGAAGTCGGAGGAGCTGGCCAGGGAGATTGTGGGGAAGGATAAGTCCCTGGCCGACATCCTGGATCCCAGTGTGAAGATCAAAACCACCATGGACTTGATGGAAGGTATCTTCCCCAAAGACGAGCACCTCCTGGAAGAAGCCCAGCAGCGGAGGAAGCTGCTCCCCAAAATCCCCTCTCCTAGAAGCACAGAGGAGAG GAAAGAGGAGCCCAGCGTGCCTGCGGCCGTATCCCTGGCCACCAATTCTACCTACTACAGCACGTCGGCCCCCAAGGCGGAGCTGCTGATCAAAATGAAGGACatgcaggagcagcaggagcgtGAAGAAGATTCGGGGAGCGACTTGGACTATGACCTGTCGGTAAAGAAG GAGCTCATCGAGAGCATCAGCCGCAAGCTGCAGGTGCTTCGGGAAGCCCGCGAGAGCCTGCTGGAGGACGTGCAGGCCAACACTGTGCTGGGGGCCGAGGTGGAGGCCATCGTGAAAGGCGTCTGCAAGCCCAGCGAGTTTGACAAGTTCCGGATGTTCATTGGAGACCTGGACAAAGTGGTGAACCTCCTGCTGTCACTGTCAGGCCGCTTGGCCCGGGTGGAGAATGCCCTCAATAATTTGGACGACAACGCTTCTCCTGGTGATCGG CAATCACTGCTTGAGAAGCAGAGAGTCCTGATCCAGCAGCACGAGGACGCCAAGGAGCTCAAGGAGAACCTGGACCGCCGCGAGCGCATCGTCTTTGACATTTTGGCCAACTATCTGAGCGAGGAGAGCCTCGCGGACTATGAGCACTTCGTGAAAATGAAGTCGGCCCTCATCATCGAGCAGCGGGAGCTGGAAGATAAAATCCACCTTGGTGAAGAGCAGCTGAAGTGCTTATTCGACAGCCTTCAGCCTGAAAGGGGCAAATAA